DNA sequence from the Geobacter sp. AOG2 genome:
GGCCGTAGGCCAGGGCGGCAGCGGTCGGCTCGTTGATGATGCGCAGGACGTTCAGGCCGGCGATCTTGCCGGCGTCCTTGGTGGCCTGGCGCTGGGAGTCGTCGAAATAGGCCGGCACGGTGATGACGGCGTCGGTGACGGTTTCGCCCAGGTAATCCTCGGCGGTCTTCTTCATCTTTTGCAGCACGATGGCCGAGATCTCGGGAGGAGAATAGCGTTTGTCGCGTACCTCGACCCAGGCGTCGCCGTTATCTGCCCTGACGATCTTGAAAGGCGAAATTGCAATGTCTTTTTTGACCGCATCCGTTTCAAACTTGCGGCCGATCAGACGTTTGATGGAGTAGAGGGTGTTCTCCGGGTTGGTGACGGCCTGGCGTTTGGCCTGCTGTCCCACGAGGCGCTCACCGTTGTCGGCAAAAGCCACCATCGAGGGAGTCGTGCGGCTCCCTTCGGAATTGGCGATAACGACCGGTTCGCCACCTTCCATGATTGCGACGCAGGAGTTGGTGGTTCCCAAGTCTATTCCGATTACTTTACTCATGATGGATAATCCTCCTTTGCATATCTTCTGTATTGATCAAGCTAGTCATTGCTTTGGAAAAAAACAAGGGTGCGGCAAAAATAAAGTGGACGGCGACGTATGGAGCGCAACGGGCCAGGCATTGCCGGAGACGTTATCCCGTTTTGCCCTCTTCGCTTCAGGCCTCTCCGTTCTTCGGGGAGGTCGAAACCGACACCATGGCCGGGCGCAGCAGGCGGTCCTTCAGCAGGTAGCCCTTCTGGTATTCCTCCACAACCGTGTTGGGAGGATGCTCGTCGGTCGGCACCTGGGCCATGGCCTGGTGAAAGGCCGGGTCAAAGGGGGCGCCGACAGCTTCGACCGGGGTCACGTTGAATTTTCGAAGCGACGTGAGCAGCATGACGTGGGTCATGCGTATCCCCTCCACCAAGGCGGGCAGCCCGTCATCGGAGGCGTGTTTCAGCGCCCGCTCCAGGTTGTCCAGCACCGGCAGAATCTCTTCGATCAGCGACTTGTAGCCGTAATTGAGCAACTCCTCTTTTTCCCGGTTGGCGCGTTTGCGGAAGTTTTCCAGGTCGGCGCGTTCCCGCAGAAAGCGGTCCCAGTTTTCCCGCGCCTCTTTTTCCTTGGCGGCAAGTTGCTCCTCGATCGTCAGGGGCTCGACTTCAAGCGCCCCGGCAGCGGCCTGGTCGGCAGTGCCGCCATCGCGGGAAGTTTGTTCGGCATTCTTCGGCTCAACAGTATCGTGCGCTTTCATGGTAGCTTGTAATCCTTTTCCCTATAAGTTTCCGCTCAAGTCTCCGTGAGCAACCGGCTCACCAGGCGTGCGGTGTAATCCACGATGGGGATGACGCTGGAGTAACCCATGCGGGTGGGGCCGATCACCCCCAGCAGCCCGACCGTATTGCTGCTGGTGACAAAACGGGAGGTGATCAGGCTGACGCCGGCCGACTGGCTCAAGGGCGATTCGGAACCGATATAGATCTGTACCCCGTCAGCCGACATGCAGCGTTCCAGCAGCTTCAACAGCAGCCCCTTCTGTTCGAAGGCGCGGAAGATATCCTTCATGCGCCCCACATCATTGAACTCGGGCTGGTCGAGGATCCGGGCCTGCCCCTCGACGAATACCTCGTCCCCCTCGACGGAAACCGCCTGTTCACTCAGGCGCAGGGCGCGCAGCATGAGGCTGTCGTACCGTACCTTTTCGGTGCTCATCTCTTCCAGGATGCGGTGACGCGCCTGGGAGATGGTGAGCCCCTGCATAAGCTCATTCAGATAATTGCCCATGGTGACCAGGTCGGCCTGGGGGAGTTCCGTGTCGGTCTCCACCAGGCGGTTCTGCACCGTTCCATTGCTGGAGACCAGGATCGCCAGCACCTTGTGGCTGCCGATACGGATGAATTCGATGTGGCGGAACACATCCGCGGTAAAGCTGGGCGCCACCACGAGACCCATATAATTGGAAAGCGACGACAGGGTCCGGCTGGTTTCCTTGAGGATTCCCAACAGCCCCGATCCGGCCTCGCGACAACGGCGTATGATCAGTTTTTTTTCATCGCGGCTTACCTGCCGCAACGCCACGAGGGAATCGACGTAGAGCCGGTAGGCCTTTTCGGTAGGTACCCGGCCGGCCGAGGTATGGGGTGAGGTCAAAAGCCCCATTTCCTCCAGATTGGCCATGACGTTCCTGATGGTGGCCGGCGAGAGGGGCAGGGCGTGCCGGCGCGCCACGGAACCGCTCCCGACCGGCTCGGCGGTGGCGATGTAATCCTCGACGATCGCTTCGAGTATCTGTCTGCTTCTTATCGACAGTTCCACATCCATGGCAAAACCTCAAAAAAATAGCACTCAACATCCTGGAGTGCTAATTCTTGATTTCAAGGTAATAAGTGGTTCCTGATTTGTCAAGGACAATGAGGAACTTGTTCGCAAATAAGGCTTTGCGGCATCGCATCCCGTCTTCGGGGCGTCCGTCCCTGCCCCTCAAGCGCACACTCCTCGACGCAGCCCTGCTACGCCTGTGGTTCTGCTCAATCAGACCAGGAAAATCCGGCCTGGGTCCGGGCGCGATACCTGGCCAAAGTTATGTGCGAACAAGCTCCGGAAGATATTCCGGCGTTTGCGCTTCTCCGTCAAATGGCTTGCCTCTGTAGATCAAAGGAGTATATAATTCCAAATTCTCCAGAGTTTAGGAGAATTCCAGGAGAGCACCGGGAGGGATAAGAGGCGTGTCTTGGCAGGCCATCGGCATATTTGATTCGGGGGTGGGAGGGTTGACGGTGCTGCGGGAGATCACCCGGACCCTTCCCCAGGAAGATACCATCTACTTCGGCGACACGGCTCGGGTGCCTTATGGCACCAAGTCGCCCGAAACCGTGTCCCGCTACGCCCACGAGATTACCTCGTTTCTCATGCGGCGGGACATCAAGCTCTTGGTCGTTGCCTGCAACACCGTCTCGGCCGTGGCGCTTCCCGGGCTGAAGCGGCAATTTCCCCTCCCGGTCGTCGGGGTGATCGAGCCGGGGGCGCGCCGCGCGGTTGAAGTGACCCGCAGCGGGCGCGTGGGGGTGATCGGCACGTCCGGCACCATCAGGAGCAGCGCCTATACCCGTGCCATCAAACGGCTCAAACCGGATGCGGAGGTGTTGACCCGCGCCTGCCCGTTGTTCGTCCCCCTGGCGGAGGAGGGGTGGGTCGACAACCAGGTGGCGCGCCTCACGGCGGAGAGCTACCTGCTGGAACTGAAAGAGGCCGGAATCGATACCCTGGTGTTGGGCTGCACCCACTATCCCCTCCTCAAACCGCTCATCGCCGAGATCATGGGGCCGGACGTAACCCTGGTGGATTCGGCTGAAGAAACGGCCCGGACCGTGGCCGCCATTCTGGCCGACAAGCATCTCCTGCGCCCGGCGACGGAGAAGGGGAACCATCACTACTACGTCAGCGACATCCCGGCCGGTTTTATCCGGGTGGGGAACCGTTTCCTGGGGGGGCGACTGGGGGATGTGTATCAGGTTGACCTTGACAAAGACGGGGAGGAGTGCTGAAAAATGCCACCGATTCGGCGCAAACGCATCAATATAGGTCTGGTTCTGCCGTTTCTGGTAATTGCCCTGGTGTTCGGCGGGATGCTCTGGCAAAAATATCAAGCCAGCCACAAGATTCCACCGGCCCCGCAGATCAGTCAGCCTTCGGGAACCCGTACGGCGGTGCTGTTTTTTGTGGCCGACGGTAGCCGGTTGGCGCGCGAGGCCCGCGAACTGGAACCGTGCAATGAAACCGGGGCGTGCATCAGGAATACGCTGGACGCGCTTTTGAGCGGCCCGCTGGGAGACTATGACGAAGCCCTGCCGGAAAGCACGGTGCTGAACAGTGTCCGCCTGGAAGGGGCCACGGCCGTCGTCGATCTGAACCGGAGTTTTGCGGCGGACCTGCCGTCGGGCAGCTCGGCTGAAATGTTGGCGGTGTATTCCCTCGTCGATACGATTTGCGTCAATTACCCCCAGGTCCGCCGGGTGAAGCTCACGATCGAGGGAAATGGTTCCGCCGTGCTGGGCCATCTGGACCTGTCCGAACCCCTGGAGCCCGATTATTCCCTGGAACAAGCCGCCGGACAAACTCCGGCCGCCGCGCCATCCCTACCGAAAAAGGAAACGCCATGAAGCCATTTCTCGAAGCGATACAGGAAAAGGTGCTTATTCTCGACGGAGCCATGGGCACCATGCTCCAGGAACGGGGGTTGAAGCCGGGGCAGTCTCCGGAGGAACTCAACCTGACCATGCCGGAGGTGGTGGCATCGGTGCACCGCGATTATGTTGCGGCCGGAGCCGACATCATCGTCACCAACACCTTCGGCGGCAGCCGTTTCAAACTGGCCCATTACGGCCTTGAGGGACGGCTGGCCGAGATCAACGCCCGCGCCGTGGAGATCGCGCGCAAGGAGGCCAAAGGCCTGGCGTATGTGGGTGCTTCCATCGGTCCCACCGGCCAGTTCGTGGAGCCTGTGGGCGAGATCCCCTTCGACGGGATGAAGGACGCTTTCCGCGAACAGGCGGCGGCGTTGATCGATGCCGGAGCCGACCTGATCACTCTGGAGACGTTTCTGGATATCAAGGAGTGCCGCGCGGCCCTGATCGCCATCCGCGAGGTTTCCGCGACCATCCCGGTCATCGCCATGCTGACCTTTGACGATAACGGCCGTTCGGTGCTGGGTACGCCGCCCGAGTCGGCCGCCATCACCCTGGCCGCCGCCGGGGCCGACATCATCGGTTCCAACTGCGGGCTGGGGGTGGACGGCATCTACGATATCCTCTGCAAGATGCGCACGGCGACCCGCCTGCCGCTGATCTCCCAGGCAAACGCCGGCTTGCCGCAACTCATCGACGGGGCAACCGTCTTTCCCGGTACGCCGGAGGAGATGACCGCCTATCACGAACGGATGATCGGGCTGGGAGTGCGGGTGATCGGCGGCTGCTGCGGCACCACCCCTGCCCATATCCGCGCCATGAAGGCGGCGCTCGGTACGATGCAGGAGCCCTGGAGGCCCCACCCGGAAACGACCGGCGCCACGCTCCTCTCCAGCCGTTCAGGCTGGACGGTGGTGGGGGGAGGCACCAAGACCGCCATCATCGGCGAGCGCATCAATCCCACCGGGAAAAAGCTCTACTCCCAGGAACTCCAGGAAGGCAAGGTGGCCTATATCCGCCGGGAGGCCATGGAGCAGGTTGCGGCCGGAGCGACCCTTTTGGACGTGAATGTGGGAGCGCCGGGTATCGACGAACCGGCCGCCATGGAACGGGCCGTGTTCTGCGCCGCAGCGGCGGCCGCCGTACCCCTGGTGCTGGATTCCTCCAGCCCGGCCGCTCTGGAGCGGGGGCTCAAGGCCGCCGACGGCAAGGTCCTGATCAACTCGGTTTCCGGCGAGGCCAAGAGTCTGCGTCGCGTGCTGCCCCTGGCCAAAAAATACGGAGCCGCCGTGATCGGCCTGGCCCTGGACAAGAAGGGCATCCCCGATACCGCCGAGGGACGGCTGGCCATCGCCCGCCGTATCCGCAACGCCGCCCGGCGGCACGGTATCCCTGACGCCGACATCATCATCGACTGTCTGACCCTGACGGTCAGTGCCGAGCAGAAACGGGCCGCCGAGACCTTGCGGGCCATCCGGCTGGTCAAACAGAAATTGGGGCTTTCCACGGTACTGGGGGTCAGCAACATCTCTTTCGGACTGCCCCAGCGTCCGCTGATTTCGTCGGCATTCTTCGCCATGGCCATGGAGGCCGGGCTGGATGCCGCCATCATCAATCCCAAGGACCGGGCCATGATGGATGCCTGGCGCTCGGCCATGGTGCTTCTGAACCGCGATCACCAGGCGGCGGCCTACATCGAGGCTTATCGCGGCGAACAGGTCCCCGCGGCGGCTCAGGCCGTTGCGTCCGATATCCCGCTTTCCATTCGCGAACGGCTTGCGCGGGCGGTCATCGATGGCGACCGGGACGGCATCGTCCCGCTGGTGGAAGAGGCCTTGCGTGAGGGGTTGGCCCCGATGCAGGTCAGCAACGAGGGGTTTTTGCCCGGCCTGGAGGAGGTGGGACGGCGTTTTGAGAAGAATATCTTCTTTCTGCCCCAGGTCATGCAGTCCGCCGACACCATGCAGGCCGGTTTCGCCCGCCTGAAAGAGGAGATGAAAGGGCAGGCGTTCGAGAGTCGCGGCCGCATCCTCATGGCCACCGTCGAGGGGGACATCCACGACATCGGTAAAAACATCGTCTGCACCTTGCTGGAAAATCACGGCTTCGAGGTCTTCGACATCGGCAAGAACGTCTCTGCCGCCACCATTATCGCCAAGGCAAAGGAACATGCCGTCGACGCAGTGGGGCTCTCGGCCCTGATGACCACCACCATGTCCGAAATGGGCAATGTGATTAAACGGCTCAAGACCGCCGGGATAAAAACCTTCACCATGGTGGGGGGGGCGGTGGTCACCCAGGAATACGCCGACCGGATCGGTGCCGACCTTTATGCCCGCGACGCCATGGAGGCGGTCGCCAGGATCAAGCAACTGCTGGGGGCGGAGGGGTGATCCGTTCCGGCGGTTTAGCGGCGAGACCTCATTTAAATCGAGTATTTAACATATTGCAGTCATTTGGGGTTTTGTGTTAACGTCGCTTTTGCTACGTTATTTCGCGTACGGATTTGCTCATGGTCTTGGGATTCAATCATAACGTCATGTACAAGGGAGAGGTGTTCCACGTTCAAACCGAGGACAGTGGTGTCGCCAACCCCCACATAATTACCCTGCTCTACCGGGGAGGGGTCATTCTCGCCTCCAAAAAGACCAGTTATGCCGACATCCTCAAGATCGA
Encoded proteins:
- a CDS encoding GerMN domain-containing protein yields the protein MPPIRRKRINIGLVLPFLVIALVFGGMLWQKYQASHKIPPAPQISQPSGTRTAVLFFVADGSRLAREARELEPCNETGACIRNTLDALLSGPLGDYDEALPESTVLNSVRLEGATAVVDLNRSFAADLPSGSSAEMLAVYSLVDTICVNYPQVRRVKLTIEGNGSAVLGHLDLSEPLEPDYSLEQAAGQTPAAAPSLPKKETP
- the hrcA gene encoding heat-inducible transcriptional repressor HrcA; the encoded protein is MDVELSIRSRQILEAIVEDYIATAEPVGSGSVARRHALPLSPATIRNVMANLEEMGLLTSPHTSAGRVPTEKAYRLYVDSLVALRQVSRDEKKLIIRRCREAGSGLLGILKETSRTLSSLSNYMGLVVAPSFTADVFRHIEFIRIGSHKVLAILVSSNGTVQNRLVETDTELPQADLVTMGNYLNELMQGLTISQARHRILEEMSTEKVRYDSLMLRALRLSEQAVSVEGDEVFVEGQARILDQPEFNDVGRMKDIFRAFEQKGLLLKLLERCMSADGVQIYIGSESPLSQSAGVSLITSRFVTSSNTVGLLGVIGPTRMGYSSVIPIVDYTARLVSRLLTET
- a CDS encoding homocysteine S-methyltransferase family protein, encoding MKPFLEAIQEKVLILDGAMGTMLQERGLKPGQSPEELNLTMPEVVASVHRDYVAAGADIIVTNTFGGSRFKLAHYGLEGRLAEINARAVEIARKEAKGLAYVGASIGPTGQFVEPVGEIPFDGMKDAFREQAAALIDAGADLITLETFLDIKECRAALIAIREVSATIPVIAMLTFDDNGRSVLGTPPESAAITLAAAGADIIGSNCGLGVDGIYDILCKMRTATRLPLISQANAGLPQLIDGATVFPGTPEEMTAYHERMIGLGVRVIGGCCGTTPAHIRAMKAALGTMQEPWRPHPETTGATLLSSRSGWTVVGGGTKTAIIGERINPTGKKLYSQELQEGKVAYIRREAMEQVAAGATLLDVNVGAPGIDEPAAMERAVFCAAAAAAVPLVLDSSSPAALERGLKAADGKVLINSVSGEAKSLRRVLPLAKKYGAAVIGLALDKKGIPDTAEGRLAIARRIRNAARRHGIPDADIIIDCLTLTVSAEQKRAAETLRAIRLVKQKLGLSTVLGVSNISFGLPQRPLISSAFFAMAMEAGLDAAIINPKDRAMMDAWRSAMVLLNRDHQAAAYIEAYRGEQVPAAAQAVASDIPLSIRERLARAVIDGDRDGIVPLVEEALREGLAPMQVSNEGFLPGLEEVGRRFEKNIFFLPQVMQSADTMQAGFARLKEEMKGQAFESRGRILMATVEGDIHDIGKNIVCTLLENHGFEVFDIGKNVSAATIIAKAKEHAVDAVGLSALMTTTMSEMGNVIKRLKTAGIKTFTMVGGAVVTQEYADRIGADLYARDAMEAVARIKQLLGAEG
- the grpE gene encoding nucleotide exchange factor GrpE gives rise to the protein MKAHDTVEPKNAEQTSRDGGTADQAAAGALEVEPLTIEEQLAAKEKEARENWDRFLRERADLENFRKRANREKEELLNYGYKSLIEEILPVLDNLERALKHASDDGLPALVEGIRMTHVMLLTSLRKFNVTPVEAVGAPFDPAFHQAMAQVPTDEHPPNTVVEEYQKGYLLKDRLLRPAMVSVSTSPKNGEA
- the murI gene encoding glutamate racemase, translating into MSWQAIGIFDSGVGGLTVLREITRTLPQEDTIYFGDTARVPYGTKSPETVSRYAHEITSFLMRRDIKLLVVACNTVSAVALPGLKRQFPLPVVGVIEPGARRAVEVTRSGRVGVIGTSGTIRSSAYTRAIKRLKPDAEVLTRACPLFVPLAEEGWVDNQVARLTAESYLLELKEAGIDTLVLGCTHYPLLKPLIAEIMGPDVTLVDSAEETARTVAAILADKHLLRPATEKGNHHYYVSDIPAGFIRVGNRFLGGRLGDVYQVDLDKDGEEC